A section of the Oncorhynchus gorbuscha isolate QuinsamMale2020 ecotype Even-year linkage group LG06, OgorEven_v1.0, whole genome shotgun sequence genome encodes:
- the cutc gene encoding copper homeostasis protein cutC homolog — MAEGFLMEVCVDSVESAINAERGGAGRLELCSSLLEGGITPSIGLLQVVKQYVRIPVYAMIRPRGGDFLYSDREVEVMKRDIELVRSHGADGLVLGALTEDGRVDAELCMELLAVSRPLPVTFHRAFDMVHDPMVTLETLVSLGFERVLTSGCDCSALEGLPLIKRLVEQAKGRITIMPGGGITERNLQRILESSGVLEFHCSARSSKDSAMKFRNACVNMGASLTAPEYGLKVADVSKVRSLNAIAKNTL, encoded by the exons ATGGCAGAGGGCTTTTTGATGGaggtgtgtgtggacagtgtggAGTCTGCCATCAACGCCGAGAGGGGAG GTGCTGGCCGGCTGGAGCTGTGTTCTAGTCTGCTAGAAGGAGGAATCACGCCCAGTATAG GTCTGCTGCAGGTGGTGAAGCAGTATGTGCGAATCCCGGTCTATGCCATGATCCGTCCACGCGGGGGGGATTTCCTGTACTCGGACCGTGAGGTGGAGGTGATGAAAAGGGACATTGAGTTGGTGAGGAGTCATGGGGCAGATGGACTGGTGCTGGGAGCTCTGACTGAGGATGGGAGAGTAGATGCTGAACTCTGTATGGAATTGCTAG CTGTTTCTCGTCCTCTACCTGTTACTTTTCACAGAG CCTTTGACATGGTGCACGACCCCATGGTTACCTTGGAGACGCTGGTGTCTTTGGGGTTTGAGCGTGTTCTGACCAGCGGATGTGACTGTTCAGCTCTGGAGGGACTGCCTCTCATCAAACGCCTGGTGGAACAG GCTAAAGGGAGAATAACCATTATGCCTG GAGGGGGTATTACAGAGCGGAATCTCCAAAGGATTCTAGAAAGTTCTGGGGTTCTGGAGTTTCATTGTTCTGCTCGCTCCAGTAAGGACTCTGCCATGAAGTTCAG aaACGCCTGTGTGAACATGGGCGCCTCTCTGACAGCTCCCGAGTATGGCCTGAAGGTGGCAGACGTGAGCAAAGTCCGCTCTCTGAACGCTATAGCCAAGAACACCCTGTAG